One Methylocaldum marinum DNA window includes the following coding sequences:
- a CDS encoding lectin-like domain-containing protein, translated as MTSTMTSKSITRIVPVTVFAFIGVLSTESAKALSLSYNDFSSTAGLTLNGTATQVGNAIRLTSANFIQSGSFFSTSPVTLANDVSFSSAFQFRITDAGGAGGGADGLTFTIQTVSDTAGGIGQGIGYAGIGNSLAIEFDTYFNVGLDETGGSNHVGIDLNGSVDSVVSTGELSPNFDNGNVWYAWVDYNGLTDTLEARWSDTNNRPSSAGLSLIVDLTTVLQTPNVFVGFTSATGSGYGNHDILAWQFNDTFAPIGAVPEPGVLGLMGIGFLAAVRMRRKTQ; from the coding sequence ATGACATCAACAATGACATCAAAAAGTATCACCAGGATCGTCCCAGTTACTGTATTCGCCTTCATTGGCGTTCTGAGTACAGAAAGCGCCAAGGCGCTCTCATTGTCGTACAACGATTTTTCCAGCACTGCCGGACTCACTCTCAACGGAACTGCCACCCAGGTTGGGAATGCAATCCGTCTTACGTCCGCAAATTTCATTCAAAGCGGTTCATTCTTTTCCACTTCTCCGGTTACTCTGGCGAACGACGTGTCCTTTAGCTCGGCATTCCAGTTTCGAATCACCGATGCAGGAGGTGCTGGGGGTGGTGCTGACGGTTTGACCTTTACGATTCAAACAGTATCCGACACCGCAGGCGGTATCGGCCAAGGAATCGGATATGCCGGCATCGGCAATAGCTTGGCCATCGAATTCGACACTTATTTTAATGTTGGCCTTGACGAAACCGGTGGCAGCAATCACGTCGGCATCGACCTGAATGGAAGCGTCGACTCCGTCGTATCTACCGGCGAACTGTCTCCGAACTTCGACAATGGAAATGTCTGGTACGCGTGGGTCGATTACAACGGCCTCACGGATACTTTGGAAGCCCGCTGGTCGGACACGAACAACCGGCCATCATCTGCGGGTTTATCGCTTATCGTCGACCTGACCACGGTTTTGCAAACGCCAAACGTGTTTGTCGGCTTTACTTCCGCTACCGGTTCAGGCTACGGGAATCACGACATCTTGGCATGGCAGTTCAACGACACCTTCGCCCCCATCGGCGCAGTGCCCGAACCCGGAGTGCTGGGTTTAATGGGAATCGGCTTTTTAGCCGCCGTTAGGATGCGTCGAAAAACACAATGA